From Nonlabens sp. Ci31, the proteins below share one genomic window:
- a CDS encoding IS110 family transposase: MNKYKETYGVDISKDVFDVHGSSSGHNQYKNDATGFKKFLKDLPKESLVVMEATGYYHYRLAQFLYKNEVVVSVVNPLSVKRFIQMKLAKVKTDKSDAKMICEYGIINEVPLYNALTDVQSECLQLFRTLDNYIKHRTATKNKMHGEEVLGIPSKFTYQSLRRTKKYYDTEIKKIEAKILSLVKEEQQEQLTLLTSVPGIGQKTALFLIIVTDGFSKFETASQLCSYVGITPTTRVSGSSVRGRARISKVGNRKLRNLLFLCSFNACKYNKACRELYERIVNKGKSKKLALIAVANKLIKQCFAIAKSGRPYDETYVSVLPR, encoded by the coding sequence ATGAATAAATATAAAGAAACTTATGGAGTTGACATCAGTAAAGATGTTTTTGATGTGCACGGCAGTAGTTCGGGGCACAATCAGTATAAAAACGATGCGACTGGCTTTAAGAAATTTCTTAAAGACTTACCTAAGGAATCCTTAGTAGTTATGGAAGCTACGGGCTATTATCATTATCGACTTGCTCAGTTTCTTTACAAAAATGAAGTGGTAGTCTCTGTTGTTAATCCTTTGTCTGTAAAGCGTTTTATACAAATGAAATTAGCAAAAGTTAAGACAGATAAAAGCGATGCAAAGATGATCTGTGAGTATGGAATAATTAACGAGGTTCCTTTGTATAATGCCTTAACAGATGTTCAGAGTGAATGTTTGCAATTATTTAGAACCCTAGATAATTATATAAAACACCGCACTGCTACAAAGAATAAAATGCACGGAGAAGAGGTTTTAGGGATACCGTCAAAGTTCACATATCAATCTTTGAGAAGAACTAAGAAGTATTATGATACCGAGATTAAAAAAATTGAAGCAAAGATTCTCTCCCTAGTAAAAGAGGAGCAGCAAGAACAGCTCACCTTGCTAACTTCTGTACCAGGAATAGGCCAGAAGACTGCTTTATTTTTAATCATCGTTACAGATGGTTTTTCTAAGTTTGAAACAGCCTCGCAGTTATGCAGCTATGTAGGCATTACACCAACGACAAGAGTCTCTGGCAGCAGTGTTAGAGGCAGGGCACGGATAAGTAAGGTTGGTAATAGAAAGCTTCGTAATCTATTGTTTTTATGTTCTTTTAATGCCTGTAAGTACAACAAAGCGTGTCGAGAACTTTATGAGCGAATAGTGAACAAAGGTAAAAGCAAAAAACTAGCGCTAATTGCTGTTGCAAATAAGCTAATTAAACAGTGTTTCGCTATCGCAAAATCTGGAAGACCTTATGACGAAACTTACGTTTCTGTCTTGCCTAGATAA
- a CDS encoding GIN domain-containing protein, producing the protein MKKIIVATALLFVGLCTAQSIQEVEDFSKIKIDTEAQVEIVHSSKSQLVFNKNSKDLKSLNITSDHNSLVITQNSKNSIPGLKIRIYTNDIEALSITGNSKVTLTNFTYQDRMVILAKKGAVVNTGDTEIKELQILRSNDSKVISTNAKTTNETVDGVLVATD; encoded by the coding sequence ATGAAAAAAATAATAGTAGCAACGGCTCTCCTATTTGTAGGATTATGTACCGCACAAAGTATTCAGGAAGTAGAGGATTTCTCCAAAATCAAAATTGATACAGAGGCTCAAGTTGAAATAGTGCATTCTAGTAAAAGTCAACTTGTTTTTAATAAGAATTCTAAAGATCTAAAAAGCTTGAACATCACATCTGATCATAATTCTTTGGTCATTACACAAAATTCAAAAAACAGTATTCCTGGACTTAAAATTCGCATTTACACCAACGATATAGAAGCACTTTCTATCACTGGTAACAGCAAAGTAACTTTAACAAATTTTACGTATCAAGATAGGATGGTCATCCTTGCCAAAAAAGGTGCCGTTGTAAATACTGGTGACACAGAAATTAAAGAACTTCAAATACTGCGTTCTAATGACAGTAAAGTAATTAGTACCAATGCAAAAACAACTAATGAAACGGTTGACGGAGTGCTGGTAGCTACAGATTAA
- a CDS encoding glycoside hydrolase family 25 protein, producing MHKKEIKPKKWTAVILLAVTLLVAVTIIMTERYSYYSNSRQPTNTYLHKRIKKFQIHGIDISHHQGVIDWQQVKHPDTNQRLNFTFIRATVGTNKDKRFEENWEAALDHGFSRGAYHYYWSDVNSTKQAHHFMETVSLAKGDLPPVLDIEDISNIQNKKSLRKGLKNWIDIIETHYGVKPIIYSGEAFYRDVLKADAYFNDYPRVWIANYNGVASPRISWNFWQYTDRMPVDGIETLVDANVFKGSLVDFNKLLVQ from the coding sequence ATGCATAAAAAAGAAATAAAGCCTAAAAAGTGGACGGCAGTGATCCTTCTAGCGGTGACCCTTCTAGTCGCAGTGACTATAATAATGACCGAGCGTTATTCTTATTATAGCAATTCCCGTCAACCTACGAATACGTATTTACATAAGCGAATTAAGAAATTCCAAATTCACGGAATAGATATTAGTCATCATCAAGGAGTCATTGATTGGCAACAGGTGAAACATCCTGATACCAATCAAAGGTTGAATTTTACTTTTATAAGAGCAACCGTAGGAACGAATAAGGATAAACGTTTTGAAGAAAATTGGGAAGCGGCTTTAGATCATGGATTCTCTCGGGGAGCCTACCATTATTACTGGAGTGATGTCAACAGTACGAAGCAAGCACATCATTTTATGGAAACAGTCTCTTTAGCAAAAGGAGATCTTCCACCAGTGCTCGATATTGAAGATATCTCCAATATCCAAAATAAAAAGTCGTTGAGGAAAGGACTTAAAAATTGGATTGATATTATCGAAACTCATTATGGGGTAAAGCCTATTATATATAGCGGTGAAGCTTTTTATAGAGATGTTTTGAAAGCCGACGCTTATTTTAATGATTATCCTAGAGTATGGATAGCCAACTATAATGGAGTGGCCTCTCCGCGCATTTCATGGAACTTTTGGCAGTATACGGATCGCATGCCTGTAGACGGTATTGAAACATTAGTAGACGCTAATGTATTCAAAGGCTCGCTAGTGGATTTCAATAAATTGCTGGTCCAATAA